The sequence TGGTGACGACCGTGTCCTCGCTCGTGCACCTCTATTCCATCGGCTACATGGACGAGGATCCGTACCGGCCGCGCTTCTTCGGCTATCTCAGCCTGTTCACCTTCGCCATGCTGATGCTGGTGACCGCTGATAACCTGGTCCAGCTGTTCTTCGGCTGGGAAGGCGTGGGTCTCGCCAGCTATCTGCTGATCGGCTTCTGGTACCAGAAGCCGTCGGCGAACGCTGCCGCCATCAAGGCCTTCGTCGTCAACCGCGTCGGCGATTTCGGCTTCGCGCTCGGCATTTTCGCGATCTTCATGCTGGCCGGCTCGACCGATTTCGAGACCATCTTCCACGTCGCCCCCGGCCTGACCGGCAAGACCATCAACTTCCTCGGCTGGCACGCCGACGCGCTGACCCTGACCTGTCTCCTCCTGTTCATGGGCGCGATGGGCAAGTCGGCGCAGTTCCTGCTGCACACCTGGTTGCCGGACGCGATGGAAGGCCCGACCCCGGTGTCGGCGCTGATCCACGCCGCGACCATGGTGACCGCGGGCGTCTTCATGGTGGCGCGCCTGTCGCCGCTGTTCGAGCTCGCCCCGACCGCCCAGGCCGTGGTGATGTTCTTCGGCGCCACTACCGCGTTCTTCGCGGCCACCATCGGCCTCGTCCAGAACGACATCAAGCGCATCGTCGCCTACTCGACCTGTTCGCAGCTCGGCTACATGTTCGTGGCGATGGGAGCAGGGGCCTATTCGGTCGGCATGTTCCATCTGTTCACGCACGCCTTCTTCAAGGCGCTGCTGTTCTTAGGCTCCGGCTCGGTGATCTACGCGATGCACCACGAGCAGGACATCCGCAACATGGGCGGCCTCTGGCGCAAGATCCCCTACACCTATGCGGTGATGGTGGTCGGCACGCTGGCGCTGACCGGCTTCCCGCTCACCGCCGGCTATTTCTCCAAGGACGCGATCATCGAGTCCGCCTACGCCTCGCACAATCCGTTCGGGGTGTACGGCTTCCTGATGACGGTCGTCGCCGCCGGCCTGACCTCGTTCTACTCCTGGCGCCTGATCTTCAAGACCTTCCACGGCGAGCCGCATGACGAGCATCATTACGAGGCCGCGCACGAAGCTCCGCTCTGGATCCTGATCCCGATCGGCGTTCTCGCGGTCGGCTCGATCGTCGCGGGCTTCCCGTTCAAGGAGCTGTTCGCCGGTCACGGCGTCGAAGAGTTCTTCCGCGAGTCCGTGAAGATGAACCCGCACATCATCGAGGAGATGCATCACATCCCCGAGACCATCGCGTTCCTGCCGACGGTGATGATGGTGCTGGGCTTCCTCGTCTCGTACCTGTTCTACATCCGCCGGCCCTACATCCCCGTTCGGCTCGCTCAAGAGCAGCCGATGCTGTACCAGTTCCTGCTCAACAAATGGTACTTCGACGAGCTCTACGACGTCATCTTCGTCCGCCCGGCGAAGTGGATCGGCTATCAGCTCTGGAAGAAGGGCGACGGCTTCATCATCGACGGCTTCGGTCCCGACGGCGTCTCCGCCCGCGTGCTGGATGTCACCCGCAACGTCGTGAAGATCCAGACCGGCTATCTCTATCATTATGCATTCGCCATGCTGATCGGCGCCGCCGGCCTGATCACCTGGTTCATGTTCGGCTTTGGAGGCCAGTAAATGACAACCTGGCCCATTCTTTCGGTCACGACGTTCTTGCCGGCAGTCGGCGCGCTGATCGTCTATCTCAGCCGCGGCGATGACGAGGCGGCCCGACGCAATTCGCGCTGGATCGCGCTCTGGACCACGCTGATCACCTTCGCGGTGTCGGTGATCCTGGTCATGCGCTTCGACCCCAACAGCGCCGACTTCCAGTTCGTCGAGAAGGCGAACTGGCTCGCCACCGGCATCACCTACCACATGGGCGTGGACGGCATCTCGCTGCCGCTCGTGATCCTCACCACCGCCGTGATGCCGTTCTGCATCATCGCGAGCTGGAAGGCGATCACCAACCGCGTCCGCGAATACATGATGGCGTTCCTGATCCTGGAAACGCTGATGATCGGCACCTTCTCGGCGCTCGATCTCGTGCTGTTCTACCTGTTCTTCGAGGGCGGCCTGATCCCGATGTTCCTGATCATCGGCGTCTGGGGCGGTCCGCGCCGGGTCTATGCCTCGTTCAAGTTCTTCCTCTACACGCTGCTCGGCTCGGTCCTGATGCTGCTCGCCATCATGGCGCTGTACTGGAACGGCGGCACCACGGATATTCCGACCCTGATGCACACCGCGGTGCCGCGGTCTTTGCAGACCTGGGCGTGGCTCGCCTTCTTCGCCTCCTTTGCGGTGAAGATGCCGATGTGGCCGGTGCACACCTGGCTGCCCGATGCGCACGTCGAGGCGCCGACCGCGGGTTCGGTGGTCCTTGCCGCGATCCTGCTGAAGATGGGCGGCTACGGCTTCCTGCGCTTCTCGCTGCCGATGTTCCCGCTGGCCTCGCACGACTTCGCGCCGCTGATCTTCACGCTCTCGGCCATCGCCATCATCTACACCTCGC is a genomic window of Bradyrhizobium sp. CB1717 containing:
- the nuoL gene encoding NADH-quinone oxidoreductase subunit L → MVQAIVFLPLLGAILAGLISLVGAHARNPSGDEVEHHGDHGHGDAHASAAHDDHGHDDHGHDDHGHGPVEPAAAGSRAAELITTGLLFVAAALSWMTLVDVGFMHHDARIQLLPFIFSGDLQVWWTLRVDTLTAVMLVVVTTVSSLVHLYSIGYMDEDPYRPRFFGYLSLFTFAMLMLVTADNLVQLFFGWEGVGLASYLLIGFWYQKPSANAAAIKAFVVNRVGDFGFALGIFAIFMLAGSTDFETIFHVAPGLTGKTINFLGWHADALTLTCLLLFMGAMGKSAQFLLHTWLPDAMEGPTPVSALIHAATMVTAGVFMVARLSPLFELAPTAQAVVMFFGATTAFFAATIGLVQNDIKRIVAYSTCSQLGYMFVAMGAGAYSVGMFHLFTHAFFKALLFLGSGSVIYAMHHEQDIRNMGGLWRKIPYTYAVMVVGTLALTGFPLTAGYFSKDAIIESAYASHNPFGVYGFLMTVVAAGLTSFYSWRLIFKTFHGEPHDEHHYEAAHEAPLWILIPIGVLAVGSIVAGFPFKELFAGHGVEEFFRESVKMNPHIIEEMHHIPETIAFLPTVMMVLGFLVSYLFYIRRPYIPVRLAQEQPMLYQFLLNKWYFDELYDVIFVRPAKWIGYQLWKKGDGFIIDGFGPDGVSARVLDVTRNVVKIQTGYLYHYAFAMLIGAAGLITWFMFGFGGQ
- a CDS encoding NADH-quinone oxidoreductase subunit M; amino-acid sequence: MTTWPILSVTTFLPAVGALIVYLSRGDDEAARRNSRWIALWTTLITFAVSVILVMRFDPNSADFQFVEKANWLATGITYHMGVDGISLPLVILTTAVMPFCIIASWKAITNRVREYMMAFLILETLMIGTFSALDLVLFYLFFEGGLIPMFLIIGVWGGPRRVYASFKFFLYTLLGSVLMLLAIMALYWNGGTTDIPTLMHTAVPRSLQTWAWLAFFASFAVKMPMWPVHTWLPDAHVEAPTAGSVVLAAILLKMGGYGFLRFSLPMFPLASHDFAPLIFTLSAIAIIYTSLVALMQEDMKKLIAYSSVAHMGFVTMGIFAGTMQGVAGGMFQMISHGIVSGALFLCVGIVYDRLHTREIAAYGGLVNRMPLYAMTFMIFTMANVGLPGTSGFVGEFMTLLGTFKVSIPTAFFATFGVILSAGYALWLYRKVVFGALVKPSLMSMKDLTLRECVTLFPMVALTILFGVWPKPVLDMSAASVQQLVNNYNTAVTAVKAAALLQ